A genomic window from Klebsiella quasipneumoniae subsp. quasipneumoniae includes:
- the dcp gene encoding peptidyl-dipeptidase Dcp: protein MSEQNPFFSVSLLPYQAPRFDLIEDSHYRPAFDEGVRQQHEEIRAIIDNPQPASFANTLEALEQSGQLLARVTRVFFAMASAHTNPYLQSLDEQFSAELAGLGNDIWLNEALFQRVNSVYEQRETLSLDGESRRLLTLTWQRFVHAGATLAPAQKAVLRALNTEAATLQSQFQQRLLGAAKSGGLVVDDRHQLDGLTDEEIAAAADAAREKGLGDRWLLTLTNTTQQPQLLALRDRQTRENLFAAGWTRNQQGDEHDTRSLVLRLAAIRAQQAELLGAANYASWALTDQMAASPAEALGFMRQIAPAARARAERELADIQQVIDNEGGEFRAQAWDWLYYSEQVRRAAYAIDDAQLKPYFALERVLQDGVFWTASQLFGLRFVERFDIPVYHPDVRVWEIFDHNGEGMALFYGDYFARDSKSGGAWMDVFVEQSTLREQRPVIYNVCNYSRPQSGQSALLSWDEVITLFHEFGHALHGLFASQRYASLSGTNTPRDFVEFPSQIFEHWASHPQVFAHYAKHYRSGEPMPEALRDNMLRAATFNKGYDMSELLAAALLDMRWHTLSTTAFPDEVDAFEQRVLREEHLDLAAVPPRYRSSYFSHIFGGGYAAGYYAYLWTQMLADDGYQWFVEQGGLTRENGQRFREAILSRGNSADLAELYRQWRGHDPKIEPMLKNRGLSA, encoded by the coding sequence ATGTCCGAACAAAACCCCTTTTTTAGCGTCAGTCTGTTGCCTTACCAGGCGCCGCGGTTTGATCTGATTGAAGACAGTCACTATCGGCCGGCGTTTGATGAGGGCGTCCGGCAGCAGCACGAGGAGATCCGCGCCATTATCGACAATCCGCAGCCGGCCAGTTTCGCCAACACGCTCGAGGCGCTGGAGCAGAGCGGACAGCTGCTGGCGCGGGTGACGCGGGTCTTTTTCGCCATGGCCAGCGCCCATACCAACCCTTATCTGCAATCACTGGATGAACAATTTTCCGCCGAGCTCGCCGGGCTGGGGAATGACATCTGGCTCAACGAGGCTTTATTCCAGCGGGTGAACAGCGTCTACGAGCAGCGCGAGACGCTCTCGCTTGACGGCGAATCCCGGCGTCTTCTGACCCTGACATGGCAACGCTTTGTTCACGCCGGGGCAACGCTGGCCCCGGCGCAGAAGGCGGTGCTGCGCGCCCTGAACACCGAAGCGGCCACTTTGCAAAGTCAGTTCCAGCAGCGGCTGCTGGGGGCGGCGAAAAGCGGTGGCCTGGTGGTCGATGACCGGCATCAACTGGATGGCCTGACCGATGAGGAGATAGCGGCTGCGGCCGACGCGGCGCGCGAAAAAGGGCTCGGCGATCGCTGGCTGCTGACGCTGACCAACACCACCCAGCAGCCGCAGCTGCTTGCGCTGCGCGATCGGCAAACGCGGGAGAATCTCTTCGCCGCCGGCTGGACGCGCAATCAACAGGGCGATGAGCATGATACCCGTAGTCTGGTGCTGCGGCTGGCGGCGATCCGCGCGCAGCAAGCGGAACTGCTGGGGGCGGCAAACTACGCCAGCTGGGCGCTGACCGATCAAATGGCGGCTTCTCCGGCGGAGGCATTGGGCTTTATGCGCCAGATTGCGCCGGCGGCGCGGGCGAGGGCGGAACGTGAGCTGGCGGACATCCAGCAGGTGATCGACAACGAAGGCGGGGAGTTTCGCGCGCAAGCATGGGACTGGCTCTACTACAGCGAGCAGGTGCGGCGGGCTGCCTATGCCATTGATGACGCGCAGCTCAAACCCTATTTTGCCCTCGAGCGCGTGCTGCAGGACGGCGTCTTCTGGACGGCATCGCAGCTCTTTGGGCTCCGCTTCGTGGAACGCTTTGACATCCCGGTGTACCACCCGGATGTGCGGGTTTGGGAGATCTTCGACCACAATGGCGAAGGGATGGCGCTGTTTTACGGTGATTATTTCGCGCGCGATTCAAAGAGCGGCGGCGCCTGGATGGACGTGTTTGTCGAACAGTCGACCCTGCGGGAGCAGCGCCCGGTTATCTATAACGTCTGCAATTATAGCCGGCCGCAGAGCGGACAGAGCGCGCTGTTGTCATGGGATGAGGTGATCACCCTGTTCCATGAGTTTGGCCACGCCCTGCACGGACTGTTCGCCAGCCAGCGCTATGCCAGCCTCTCCGGTACCAATACCCCGCGGGATTTTGTCGAGTTTCCGTCGCAAATCTTCGAACACTGGGCCAGCCATCCGCAGGTATTCGCCCACTATGCGAAGCACTATCGCTCCGGAGAGCCGATGCCGGAGGCGCTGCGCGACAATATGTTGCGTGCGGCAACCTTCAATAAAGGGTACGACATGAGCGAGTTGCTGGCTGCTGCGCTGCTCGATATGCGCTGGCACACGCTGTCGACCACCGCATTTCCGGACGAGGTGGACGCATTTGAGCAGAGGGTACTCCGGGAAGAACACCTCGATCTGGCGGCCGTTCCCCCGCGCTATCGCAGCAGCTACTTCTCCCATATCTTCGGCGGCGGCTATGCGGCAGGCTATTACGCCTATCTGTGGACCCAGATGCTGGCCGACGACGGCTATCAGTGGTTCGTGGAGCAGGGCGGTTTGACCCGTGAGAACGGTCAGCGCTTCCGCGAGGCGATTTTATCTCGCGGCAATAGCGCTGATTTAGCTGAACTGTATCGCCAGTGGCGCGGACACGATCCAAAGATTGAGCCGATGCTGAAAAATCGCGGGTTGAGCGCATAG
- a CDS encoding GNAT family N-acetyltransferase, with protein sequence MHIETHRLRLRPVMAEDVADLYRIYGDPATNTFNPAGPYPDIDYASTVLQRWLAHWHDRGFGNWAISARDAPEKIIGFGGLSIRRYNDVILNNLGYRFATEAWGKGLATDLATSAVRYGFEAIKLTEISAVVRANHLASRKVLEKAGLRFINEIADIENAPPSLLYSLTLSEWLSQSG encoded by the coding sequence TTGCATATTGAGACTCATCGCCTGCGTCTTCGCCCTGTCATGGCTGAAGATGTCGCCGATCTCTACCGAATTTATGGCGATCCGGCGACCAATACCTTTAACCCCGCAGGACCCTACCCGGATATTGACTATGCCAGTACGGTTCTCCAGCGCTGGCTTGCCCACTGGCACGATCGCGGGTTTGGCAACTGGGCCATATCGGCGCGTGATGCCCCGGAAAAAATTATTGGCTTTGGCGGCTTAAGTATTCGCCGCTATAACGATGTCATCCTCAACAATCTTGGCTATCGATTCGCAACAGAGGCATGGGGAAAAGGGCTGGCCACCGACCTCGCGACCTCGGCGGTAAGATATGGCTTCGAGGCGATCAAACTCACGGAGATTTCAGCGGTGGTGAGGGCGAATCACCTGGCTTCGCGAAAAGTGCTCGAGAAAGCAGGCTTGAGGTTCATCAACGAGATTGCCGATATAGAAAATGCGCCGCCGAGTCTGCTTTATTCGTTGACCTTAAGCGAGTGGTTAAGCCAGTCGGGGTAA
- the ydfG gene encoding bifunctional NADP-dependent 3-hydroxy acid dehydrogenase/3-hydroxypropionate dehydrogenase YdfG — MIIMVTGATAGFGESITRRFVANGHKVIATGRREERLKTLKDELGDNLYIAQLDVRNRAAIETLIADLPAEWQAIDVLVNNAGLALGLEPAHRASVEDWEDMIDTNNKGLVYMTRAVLPGMVARNRGHIINIGSTAGCWPYAGGNVYGATKAFVRQFSLNLRTDLHGTAVRVTDIEPGLVGGTEFSNVRFKGDDAKAGKTYENTEALTPEDVTEAVWWVATLPKHVNINTLEMMPVSQSFAGLSVHRQG; from the coding sequence ATGATTATCATGGTCACCGGCGCCACTGCCGGTTTTGGTGAAAGTATTACTCGCCGTTTTGTCGCTAACGGTCATAAAGTGATTGCGACCGGACGTCGCGAAGAGCGCCTGAAGACGCTGAAAGACGAGCTGGGCGATAATCTTTATATCGCGCAACTGGACGTTCGCAACCGCGCCGCTATTGAGACGCTGATTGCCGACCTGCCCGCCGAGTGGCAGGCAATCGATGTGCTGGTGAACAACGCGGGTCTGGCGCTCGGTCTGGAGCCGGCGCACCGCGCCAGCGTGGAAGACTGGGAAGATATGATCGACACCAATAATAAAGGGCTGGTGTACATGACCCGCGCCGTCCTGCCGGGCATGGTGGCGCGCAATCGCGGCCACATCATCAACATCGGCTCCACGGCAGGCTGCTGGCCTTACGCCGGCGGTAACGTCTATGGGGCGACCAAAGCCTTCGTCCGTCAGTTCAGCCTCAATCTTCGCACCGACCTGCACGGCACCGCGGTGCGCGTCACCGACATCGAGCCGGGTCTGGTGGGCGGCACCGAGTTCTCGAACGTCCGCTTTAAAGGCGATGACGCCAAAGCCGGTAAAACCTACGAGAACACCGAAGCCCTGACGCCGGAAGATGTGACCGAGGCGGTCTGGTGGGTGGCCACCCTGCCGAAACACGTCAACATCAACACCCTGGAGATGATGCCGGTGAGCCAGAGCTTTGCCGGACTCAGCGTTCACCGCCAGGGCTAA
- a CDS encoding universal stress protein yields the protein MYKKILLPVDVFEMDLSDKAVRHAAFLASAENGEITLLNVLPNSSRSLLRGFTADIRKFEAYMQEESEKKMREVARLFDMPMSRIHTRVVFGNVRDEILAISNNEAFDVIVIGSRKPGISTHLLGSNAESILRYAKTPVLVVR from the coding sequence ATGTATAAAAAGATTTTATTGCCTGTTGATGTTTTTGAAATGGATTTAAGCGATAAGGCAGTGCGTCACGCGGCATTTCTCGCGTCGGCGGAAAATGGCGAAATCACCTTGCTCAACGTTCTGCCGAACAGCAGTCGTTCGTTATTACGCGGGTTTACGGCGGATATTCGTAAATTCGAAGCCTATATGCAGGAAGAGTCGGAGAAAAAGATGCGCGAAGTGGCGCGACTGTTCGACATGCCGATGTCGCGGATCCATACCCGGGTCGTCTTTGGTAACGTGCGCGATGAAATTCTGGCTATCAGTAACAACGAAGCGTTCGATGTGATAGTGATTGGCTCCCGCAAACCGGGGATCTCCACCCATCTGCTGGGCTCCAACGCCGAATCCATTTTGCGCTACGCCAAAACGCCGGTGCTGGTGGTCAGATAA
- a CDS encoding SOS response-associated peptidase, translating into MCGRFAQAQTREAYLAFLAEEAERNIPWDPEPIGRYNVAPGTKVLLLSERNEQLHLDPVHWGYAPGWRDKSPLINARVETAATSRMFKPLWQHGRAICFADGWFEWKKVGDKKQPYFIQRKDGQPIFMAAIGSTPFERGDGAEGFLLVTAAADRGLVDIHDRRPLVLTPEAAREWMRQDLTAAEAAEIARDGSVSADDFTWHAVSRAVGNVNNQGPALIEPVE; encoded by the coding sequence ATGTGCGGACGTTTTGCGCAAGCACAGACGCGGGAAGCATACCTGGCGTTTCTCGCAGAAGAGGCCGAACGCAATATCCCCTGGGACCCGGAGCCCATTGGGCGGTATAACGTCGCGCCCGGGACAAAAGTGTTACTCCTGAGTGAAAGGAATGAGCAACTCCACCTCGATCCCGTTCACTGGGGCTATGCGCCGGGATGGCGGGATAAATCACCGCTGATTAATGCCCGGGTTGAAACCGCTGCCACCAGCAGGATGTTCAAACCGCTGTGGCAGCACGGGCGGGCGATCTGCTTCGCCGATGGCTGGTTTGAATGGAAAAAGGTCGGAGACAAAAAGCAGCCCTACTTCATCCAGCGGAAGGATGGCCAGCCGATATTTATGGCCGCTATTGGCAGCACCCCCTTCGAACGCGGGGACGGCGCCGAAGGATTTTTGCTGGTGACCGCTGCCGCCGATCGCGGTCTTGTCGATATACATGACCGCCGGCCGCTGGTCCTGACGCCGGAAGCCGCCCGGGAATGGATGAGGCAGGATCTCACCGCCGCAGAAGCGGCGGAGATTGCCAGGGACGGAAGCGTCTCCGCCGACGATTTCACCTGGCACGCGGTATCGCGGGCGGTCGGCAATGTGAACAATCAGGGGCCAGCGTTAATTGAGCCAGTGGAGTGA
- a CDS encoding LysE family translocator, which translates to MVLIVTMLMFALALSFSPGPVNMVIISSGAAHGFRKTFSFVSGATIGFTLLLVFISFGLYAAIATHPWFFSYLNIVGSLFILFQGYKIATSHPEWSLKKAQAPGFAQGFLMQWLNPKAWAACASGVALFSEPSSRLSISLFIIIYFFVCYLSLAAWAIFGDKMSAILKSRAQIRLFNLVMGGLLCMTAGYILYSQSITYS; encoded by the coding sequence ATGGTTTTGATCGTTACTATGCTTATGTTTGCGCTGGCCCTGTCATTTTCGCCAGGTCCGGTTAATATGGTTATTATCTCTTCCGGCGCTGCGCATGGATTCAGAAAAACATTTTCTTTCGTCTCGGGCGCCACTATTGGTTTTACATTGTTACTGGTTTTTATTAGTTTTGGACTCTACGCGGCCATCGCAACGCACCCTTGGTTTTTTAGCTATCTGAATATCGTTGGTTCGTTATTTATATTGTTTCAGGGCTATAAAATTGCCACTTCACATCCGGAATGGTCACTGAAAAAAGCACAGGCGCCGGGGTTTGCGCAGGGTTTTTTAATGCAATGGCTCAATCCTAAAGCCTGGGCTGCCTGTGCCTCTGGCGTCGCCTTGTTTTCTGAACCCTCGTCGCGCCTGAGTATATCGCTATTTATTATCATCTACTTTTTTGTCTGCTATCTGTCCCTGGCGGCCTGGGCGATATTCGGTGATAAAATGTCAGCGATTCTCAAAAGCAGAGCACAGATCCGCCTGTTTAATCTGGTGATGGGCGGATTATTGTGCATGACTGCGGGTTACATACTGTATTCGCAGTCTATTACCTATTCATAG
- a CDS encoding small membrane protein: MSNWLLLSLAVVLLLTSLIFGLSYVKDRRKMKMRFNKTRR, encoded by the coding sequence ATGAGTAACTGGCTATTATTATCCCTGGCGGTAGTATTATTATTGACATCATTAATTTTTGGTCTCTCCTATGTTAAAGATCGAAGAAAAATGAAGATGCGATTTAACAAAACTCGACGTTAA
- a CDS encoding 2-oxo-tetronate isomerase codes for MADEIDKDAQHTHQLTAEVARALIARGWRLTTAESCTGGNLAAALCAQADTAAFYDTGVVTFSDEAKRNVLQVRAETLAEHSAVSEACVKEMSSGMLAIAGADIAIAISGYAGPEGGEDGTPAGTVWFAWNFRGQIETQRLRFTGDCETVVAKAVRFALAALGEKLPHWQ; via the coding sequence ATGGCTGACGAGATCGATAAAGACGCACAACATACTCATCAACTGACCGCCGAGGTGGCCCGCGCGCTTATCGCGCGCGGCTGGCGGCTCACCACTGCGGAATCCTGCACCGGCGGCAATCTGGCGGCAGCGCTCTGCGCTCAGGCTGATACCGCGGCCTTTTATGATACCGGCGTGGTTACCTTCAGCGATGAAGCCAAGCGCAATGTGCTGCAGGTGCGCGCGGAAACCCTGGCGGAACACAGCGCTGTCAGCGAAGCGTGCGTGAAGGAGATGTCCAGCGGTATGCTGGCGATAGCCGGGGCCGACATCGCCATCGCCATCAGCGGCTATGCGGGACCGGAGGGGGGAGAGGATGGTACCCCCGCCGGCACGGTATGGTTTGCCTGGAACTTTCGCGGCCAGATCGAAACCCAACGGCTGCGCTTTACCGGTGACTGCGAGACAGTGGTGGCGAAAGCGGTGCGCTTCGCCCTGGCGGCGCTGGGCGAAAAGCTCCCCCACTGGCAGTGA
- a CDS encoding Hsp20 family protein has product MALKTLSALPVFADSLFADRFNRIDRLFSQLTGDTPVGTLPAYDLQKVDDSNFLLSVSVPGWKDDELEIETVGGNLHITGKRAQTDNHSGNSQGWIYKGIRRADFQLSFSLPEHAQINQAQLESGILKIAIHQEIPESEKPRKIAIENQGRVIEHKV; this is encoded by the coding sequence ATGGCACTCAAAACCTTGTCAGCACTCCCGGTATTTGCTGATTCCCTTTTTGCCGATCGCTTTAACCGTATCGACCGTCTTTTCAGCCAGTTAACGGGCGATACGCCGGTGGGGACCTTACCAGCCTACGATTTACAGAAAGTGGATGACAGTAATTTCCTGCTCAGCGTCAGCGTGCCTGGCTGGAAAGATGATGAACTGGAAATAGAGACCGTAGGCGGTAATCTGCATATTACCGGTAAACGCGCGCAAACCGACAATCATTCCGGAAACAGCCAGGGCTGGATTTATAAAGGCATTCGCCGGGCTGATTTCCAGCTTAGTTTTTCGCTTCCCGAACACGCCCAGATTAATCAGGCGCAGCTGGAGAGCGGGATCTTAAAAATCGCTATCCATCAGGAGATCCCCGAGAGCGAAAAACCGCGCAAAATTGCCATTGAGAACCAGGGGCGGGTGATCGAACACAAAGTGTGA
- a CDS encoding LysR family transcriptional regulator encodes MIDDIRYLIVFAKIVESGSVSGGAAALGLSTATASAHLSRLEKNLNSALLYRNTRKLSLTQDGESVLETARSMLELYEKGVIEFKQRSVSTAGKLRISIPAVFLNSPFTHHLANFIKENPDIALSISYSDLREDIIADSIDVAFRIGELPDSALKARHLFVLPRKLVAAKGFLLRYPPVDHPAMLESMPWIGLTMRENVREFRHRNGERAIIKYTPGVYVDSVEAAYALARQQIGLAAPPRFLCEEDIRRGDMQELLPDWSLAPLKVYALWPGNISVSGAAYKLINYIYNAVEHQPL; translated from the coding sequence ATGATCGATGACATCCGCTACCTGATAGTCTTTGCCAAAATTGTCGAGAGCGGTTCTGTTTCAGGCGGCGCCGCGGCGTTAGGGTTGTCGACCGCAACAGCAAGCGCACATTTATCCAGGCTTGAGAAAAACCTTAACAGCGCTTTGCTCTACAGAAATACCCGAAAGCTTTCTCTAACACAAGATGGCGAAAGTGTGCTGGAGACCGCCAGATCGATGCTCGAGCTCTATGAAAAAGGCGTCATTGAGTTTAAGCAACGTTCGGTATCCACAGCCGGTAAGCTGCGTATCTCCATACCTGCCGTTTTTTTAAACAGCCCATTCACTCACCATCTTGCAAATTTCATTAAAGAGAACCCGGATATTGCTCTGAGCATTTCTTATAGTGACCTGCGCGAGGACATTATTGCCGACAGTATTGATGTCGCCTTTCGCATTGGCGAGCTCCCCGATAGCGCTCTCAAGGCCCGGCACCTGTTTGTTCTGCCGCGAAAGCTGGTGGCAGCAAAGGGCTTTCTCCTGCGCTATCCTCCCGTTGATCATCCCGCTATGCTTGAATCAATGCCGTGGATTGGGCTGACGATGAGGGAGAATGTGCGCGAGTTCAGACATCGCAACGGCGAACGGGCGATAATAAAGTATACACCCGGCGTGTATGTCGATAGTGTTGAGGCCGCCTATGCCCTTGCCAGACAACAAATTGGCCTGGCCGCTCCGCCGCGTTTTCTCTGCGAAGAGGATATCCGCCGCGGCGACATGCAGGAACTACTTCCTGACTGGTCATTAGCCCCGCTAAAAGTGTATGCCCTATGGCCTGGCAATATTTCAGTTAGCGGCGCGGCCTATAAACTGATTAATTATATCTATAATGCCGTTGAACATCAGCCGCTATGA
- a CDS encoding helix-turn-helix transcriptional regulator: MTMTNIFINTENIFLNRGVCELLIEIAKEENICTPFSILQYSPDTLGQIDMLFTEMTTGEHYLCHPVFKKIPEQTSIFIFVPTDSAVQVDRIPYCLRDATFISINTGLHRIKNQIAKHLMESTASIDGRQVKDSRRCVKCPRLTLTKSQLYIIDAIRTGMNNQQIAQELGISHKTVFSHKINIMKKFQIATKQELTKFSSVALALSSGRIG, translated from the coding sequence ATTACTATGACTAATATTTTTATTAATACTGAAAACATATTTCTTAATCGAGGTGTTTGTGAACTTCTTATCGAGATCGCAAAGGAAGAAAACATCTGTACACCTTTTTCCATTTTGCAATACTCACCAGATACTCTCGGTCAGATAGATATGCTGTTTACGGAAATGACGACCGGTGAACATTACCTATGCCACCCGGTTTTCAAAAAAATCCCCGAACAAACGTCTATTTTTATTTTCGTTCCCACCGATAGTGCTGTGCAAGTTGATCGGATACCGTATTGTCTACGTGATGCTACTTTTATTAGTATCAACACCGGATTGCACCGTATAAAAAATCAGATTGCGAAACATCTCATGGAGTCAACAGCGTCAATTGATGGTCGCCAGGTAAAAGACAGCAGACGCTGTGTAAAATGCCCTCGATTAACATTGACCAAATCACAACTTTATATTATCGATGCGATCAGAACGGGAATGAATAATCAGCAGATAGCGCAAGAACTGGGTATCAGCCATAAAACGGTCTTTTCCCATAAAATCAATATCATGAAAAAATTCCAAATAGCCACCAAACAAGAGTTAACGAAATTCTCATCCGTTGCTCTTGCGCTGTCCTCAGGAAGGATCGGTTAA
- a CDS encoding GntR family transcriptional regulator, whose product MAAESQLNPTQPVNQQIYRILRRDIVHCLIPPGTPLSEKEVSVRFAVSRQPVREAFIKLAENGLIQIRPQRGSYVNKISLSQVRNGCFVRQAIECAVVRRAAGMINDEQVYQLEQNLHQQRIAVDRQQLNDFFLLDDEFHQKLSVIADCQLAWDTVENIKAAIDRVRYMSLDHVSSPEMLLRQHHEIFTALEKRDAEAVEKAMSIHLHEISESVLLIRQENRDWFSEE is encoded by the coding sequence ATGGCCGCAGAATCGCAACTGAATCCGACGCAACCCGTCAATCAGCAAATTTATCGCATCCTCCGCCGGGATATCGTTCACTGCCTGATCCCGCCTGGCACGCCGCTGTCGGAGAAAGAAGTCTCCGTGCGTTTTGCGGTATCTCGTCAGCCGGTGCGCGAGGCCTTTATTAAGCTGGCGGAGAATGGACTTATCCAGATCCGTCCCCAGCGCGGCAGCTACGTCAACAAAATTTCACTGTCTCAGGTGCGCAATGGTTGCTTTGTCCGCCAGGCGATTGAATGCGCGGTGGTCCGCCGTGCCGCTGGTATGATTAACGATGAGCAAGTCTATCAGCTGGAGCAGAATCTTCATCAGCAGCGTATTGCCGTCGACCGTCAGCAGTTAAACGACTTTTTCCTGCTTGATGATGAATTTCACCAGAAGTTGTCAGTTATTGCCGATTGTCAGCTGGCCTGGGATACGGTGGAAAACATCAAAGCCGCTATTGACCGCGTGCGCTACATGAGCCTCGACCATGTCTCCTCCCCGGAGATGCTGCTGCGCCAGCATCATGAAATTTTCACCGCGCTGGAAAAACGCGACGCCGAGGCGGTCGAGAAAGCCATGAGTATTCATTTGCATGAAATCAGCGAATCCGTGCTGTTGATCCGCCAGGAGAATCGCGACTGGTTTAGCGAAGAGTAA
- a CDS encoding mannitol dehydrogenase family protein translates to MENTLLTANAIQPDYDRRALVPRIVHLGFGAFHRAHQAVYADILASEHGSDWGYTEVNLIGGEQQIADLRQQDLLYTVAEMSADAWTARVVGVVKQALHAQVDGLEAVLSAMCEPQVAIVSLTITEKGYCHSPASGELQLDHPLIVADLANPRQPKSAVGVVVAALARRRAAGLSAFTVMSCDNMPENGHVMRNVVCAYARALDADLAAWIEQNVTFPSTMVDRIVPAVTAETLDKIEQLTGVRDPAGVACEPFRQWVIEDNFVAGRPQWENAGAELVADVVPFGEMKLRMLNGSHSFLAYLGYLAGYQHINDCMQDDNYRRAALALMLDEQAPTLKVQGVDLSHYASLLIDRYCNPALKHRTWQIAMDGSQKLPQRMLDSVRWHLAHQHDFTLLALGVAGWMRYVGGVDDAGQAIEICDPLLPVIKEAVAASADGEARVKALLGIEAIFGRELPQEARFVSAVTRAYVALQRQGAKATVAAWAEAQ, encoded by the coding sequence ATGGAAAACACCCTCTTAACCGCTAACGCCATACAGCCGGACTACGATCGCCGCGCGCTGGTCCCCCGTATCGTCCATCTGGGTTTTGGCGCGTTCCACCGCGCCCATCAGGCGGTCTACGCCGATATACTGGCCAGCGAGCACGGCAGCGACTGGGGCTACACTGAAGTCAACCTGATTGGCGGCGAGCAGCAGATCGCCGATCTCCGGCAGCAGGATCTGCTGTACACCGTGGCAGAAATGTCCGCCGACGCGTGGACCGCGCGCGTGGTCGGGGTGGTGAAGCAGGCGCTGCACGCCCAGGTCGATGGTCTCGAGGCCGTGCTTTCGGCGATGTGTGAGCCACAGGTGGCCATTGTCTCCCTGACCATTACCGAGAAAGGCTATTGCCATTCGCCAGCCAGTGGCGAACTGCAGCTCGATCACCCGCTGATCGTCGCCGATCTCGCTAACCCGCGCCAGCCGAAATCGGCAGTGGGCGTGGTGGTGGCGGCCTTAGCGCGTCGCCGGGCGGCAGGGCTGTCGGCCTTTACCGTGATGTCCTGCGATAACATGCCGGAAAACGGTCATGTGATGCGCAACGTCGTCTGCGCCTACGCCCGGGCGCTGGACGCGGACCTCGCCGCATGGATAGAACAGAATGTCACCTTTCCGTCGACCATGGTGGACCGTATTGTCCCGGCGGTGACGGCGGAAACCCTCGATAAAATTGAACAGCTGACCGGCGTGCGCGACCCGGCTGGCGTGGCCTGTGAGCCTTTCCGCCAGTGGGTGATTGAGGATAACTTTGTCGCCGGACGTCCACAGTGGGAGAACGCGGGGGCGGAGCTGGTCGCCGATGTGGTGCCTTTCGGAGAGATGAAGCTGAGGATGCTCAACGGCAGCCATTCGTTCCTCGCCTATCTCGGCTATCTGGCCGGTTATCAGCATATCAACGACTGTATGCAGGATGACAACTACCGCCGCGCGGCGCTGGCGCTGATGCTGGACGAGCAGGCTCCGACCTTAAAAGTGCAGGGGGTGGATCTGTCACACTATGCCAGTCTGCTGATTGACCGCTACTGCAATCCGGCGCTCAAACACCGTACCTGGCAGATTGCCATGGACGGTAGCCAGAAGCTGCCGCAGCGCATGCTGGACTCGGTACGCTGGCACCTGGCGCACCAGCATGACTTCACGCTGCTAGCGCTGGGCGTGGCGGGCTGGATGCGCTATGTCGGCGGTGTTGACGACGCCGGCCAGGCGATCGAAATTTGCGATCCGCTGCTGCCGGTGATCAAGGAGGCGGTAGCCGCCAGCGCCGATGGCGAAGCGCGCGTCAAAGCGCTGTTGGGCATTGAGGCCATCTTCGGCCGTGAGCTGCCGCAGGAAGCGCGGTTCGTTTCGGCGGTGACCCGCGCCTATGTTGCGCTGCAGCGTCAGGGGGCCAAAGCCACCGTTGCCGCATGGGCTGAGGCGCAATAA
- a CDS encoding YnaM/YnfT family protein: MFISTTLFALFASMLIGLGMVWKGISNNPDN; this comes from the coding sequence ATTTTTATCTCCACCACCCTGTTCGCCCTCTTCGCGTCGATGTTGATCGGTCTGGGGATGGTATGGAAAGGCATCTCCAACAACCCGGATAACTAA